One stretch of Saccharopolyspora erythraea DNA includes these proteins:
- a CDS encoding phosphotransferase family protein yields the protein MLDPAGRAGLEAALGELSVAWEGGPFAEPARKLVAEHAGLVRDRLADFDRLADAVRARGARHVVTHGEPHPGNLLAREDGYRLVDWDTVGLAVPERDLAVVSGDPAALARYAEVTGREPDADALALYRLRWNLVDVAEFVAWFRGPHERTSDTETAWKGFTETVDRLGAHAA from the coding sequence GTGCTTGACCCGGCGGGCCGTGCCGGGCTGGAAGCCGCACTCGGCGAGCTCTCCGTCGCGTGGGAGGGCGGGCCTTTCGCCGAGCCCGCCCGGAAACTGGTAGCCGAGCACGCGGGCCTCGTCCGCGACCGGCTGGCCGACTTCGACCGGCTCGCCGATGCCGTGCGGGCGCGCGGCGCGCGGCATGTCGTCACCCACGGCGAACCGCATCCGGGCAACCTGCTGGCACGGGAGGACGGGTACCGCCTGGTCGACTGGGACACCGTGGGCCTGGCCGTTCCCGAACGCGACCTGGCGGTGGTTTCCGGCGACCCCGCCGCACTCGCCCGGTACGCGGAGGTGACCGGACGGGAACCCGACGCGGACGCGCTCGCGCTCTACCGGTTGCGCTGGAACCTGGTCGACGTCGCCGAGTTCGTGGCCTGGTTCCGCGGTCCGCACGAGCGCACTTCCGACACCGAGACGGCGTGGAAGGGGTTCACCGAAACCGTCGATCGGCTCGGGGCTCACGCAGCCTGA
- a CDS encoding thioesterase II family protein, with the protein MQPIRLFCFPHAGGGMAAFRPWVGVLGPEIEVVPVPLPGREARIGEPAHTRMEALAEQVTRELAPSLDRPHAFFGHSMGAGLAWEVARRTGPLGVIASARRGPNLPTRRRRLSELSDEQFLAELGRLGGTPREVLDNPELVELLLPTLRADFTLSESFTAPEGRRLHCPVVAMVGEDDHEVDRDELAAWERSTTGAFRGHRFPGGHFYLAEANPDVLSVVRAEVLRFAELASLSR; encoded by the coding sequence GTGCAACCCATCCGGCTGTTCTGCTTCCCGCACGCCGGCGGCGGCATGGCCGCCTTCCGGCCGTGGGTGGGGGTGCTTGGCCCGGAGATCGAGGTGGTCCCGGTACCGCTGCCCGGCCGCGAGGCGCGCATCGGCGAGCCCGCGCACACCAGGATGGAGGCGCTGGCCGAGCAGGTCACCCGCGAGCTCGCGCCGTCGCTGGACCGCCCGCACGCCTTCTTCGGCCACAGCATGGGCGCCGGCCTGGCGTGGGAGGTCGCCCGCCGGACCGGGCCGCTGGGGGTGATCGCGTCCGCGCGTCGCGGACCGAACCTGCCCACCCGGCGCAGGCGGCTCTCGGAGCTCTCCGACGAACAGTTCCTCGCCGAGCTGGGCCGGCTCGGCGGTACCCCGCGGGAGGTCCTGGACAACCCGGAGCTGGTCGAGCTGCTGCTGCCCACGCTGCGAGCCGACTTCACGCTCAGCGAGAGCTTCACCGCGCCCGAAGGCCGGCGGCTGCACTGCCCGGTGGTGGCCATGGTGGGGGAGGACGACCACGAGGTCGACCGCGATGAGCTCGCGGCGTGGGAGCGGTCGACCACCGGCGCGTTCCGCGGCCACCGCTTCCCGGGCGGGCACTTCTACCTCGCCGAGGCCAACCCGGACGTCCTGTCCGTGGTGCGCGCCGAGGTCCTGCGCTTCGCGGAGCTGGCCTCGCTTTCCCGGTGA
- a CDS encoding ABC transporter permease produces the protein MREVSGRVGPRATLRHTGAIARRNLLQVVNDRGAILDATLMPMIFTLIFVYVFGGAIANGDQSDYKQYLLPGIMVQTVSFASRLTGVTLNVDASKGVMDRLRALPIARSAVLSARISADMCRVLLGQLVMFVFALVIGFRVQTDPLAALAAFGVLLAYGFALCWISAFIGLALKSPETVQSIGFIWTIPLQFGSSMFVPLDTMPGWLRAFAQVNPTTLVTDTCRNLFLGGPVAPSALGAFLWIGGMLLVFVPLSVWKYRRYA, from the coding sequence ATGCGGGAGGTCTCCGGCCGAGTCGGACCACGCGCGACGTTGCGCCACACCGGCGCCATCGCCCGCCGCAACCTGCTGCAGGTGGTCAACGACCGGGGAGCGATCCTCGACGCCACGCTGATGCCGATGATCTTCACGCTGATCTTCGTCTACGTCTTCGGCGGGGCGATCGCCAACGGCGACCAGAGCGACTACAAGCAGTACCTGCTGCCCGGGATCATGGTGCAGACGGTGTCGTTCGCCTCCCGCCTCACCGGCGTCACGCTCAACGTCGACGCGAGCAAGGGCGTGATGGACCGGTTGCGGGCGCTGCCGATCGCGCGCTCGGCGGTGTTGTCGGCCCGGATCTCGGCCGACATGTGCCGGGTGCTGCTCGGGCAGCTGGTGATGTTCGTCTTCGCGCTGGTCATCGGCTTCCGCGTGCAGACCGACCCGCTGGCGGCGCTGGCCGCGTTCGGGGTGCTGCTGGCCTACGGGTTCGCGCTGTGCTGGATCTCGGCCTTCATCGGCCTGGCCCTCAAGAGCCCGGAGACGGTGCAGTCGATCGGGTTCATCTGGACGATCCCGCTGCAGTTCGGCAGCTCGATGTTCGTACCGCTGGACACCATGCCCGGCTGGCTTCGGGCGTTCGCGCAGGTCAACCCGACGACGCTGGTCACCGACACCTGCCGGAACCTGTTCCTCGGCGGCCCGGTGGCGCCGTCGGCGCTGGGCGCGTTCCTGTGGATCGGCGGCATGCTGCTGGTGTTCGTGCCGCTGTCGGTGTGGAAGTACCGGCGCTACGCGTAG
- a CDS encoding non-ribosomal peptide synthetase, producing the protein MNQSPAGGRGFWAEVLESAAFTPIPRWYEPTVGPEPRTEVHERLLPAATVEALRAASDALGVRPGTVLLAAHVKVLAEVTGERHVVTGYWTGEGDPMPCSLALPDGSWREVVEHVGRAETALREHLPGSLSELGGTGPLFDTVFDLAGSAAGTDHAALHVSCTGDALRLSYRVELLSPEQVGRLGGYYLAALRLIGSDLDAAHTEASLLSDEEVEFQLTGLAGPERALPDLRVHELFEQRVDRHPDAVAAVHQGQEWTYRRLDERANQIANALLDRGLRREDVVAVVTDRNLDWMASVLGVFKAGGCYLPVEPDFPADRIARTLGRSECRFALAETGRTANLDQAAAEAEVLPLRDIDGDTTRPGVRVEADQLAYVYFTSGSTGEPKGAMCEHAGMINHLFAKIDDLGIGEGAVVSETAPQCFDISLWQLVSALLVGGRTLIVEQDVILDVQRFVDTIAEHGVQIAQLVPSYLETVLSCLEDAPRALPSLQCVSVTGEALKKELTQRWFATYPEVRLANAYGLTETSDDTNHEVMSAVPDRERVPLGPAVNNTRVYIVDERLRPVPLGAPGEIVFSGVCVGRGYINDEERTRAAFLPDPHLPGQRLYRSGDFGRWLPEGKVEFLGRRDAQVKIRGFRIEIGEIENQLLRAPGVRDGAVVVTEDAGGNKHLVAFYTGQDDIAADEFKGFLRRSLPHYMVPEHFHRCPALPLTGNGKTDKKALTALAAERATAAGKHQPPRTPTERMLAGKWAEVLGVPVSEIGRDDHFFDRGGTSLSAVRLIIKLDRQVSLKDVNGRPVLADLAAVIDGRTGAGGGILQRLSTGDGSGHGLVVFPYAGGGPVNFHAFAQALQSRGIAVHAVELPGHDLGADAGSFAELEQIVKEVVAEIGGLGLRTVSLWGHSAGAAFAAYTARLLEEQGTAVHQVIVAARAMDTVEELQADIAEAGSLPLERIKQRLSAQEAFRELAQLRTEHADNVAQAYRHDVRSAAQYLVDVQVNPPQPRLSAPLTVVFAEGDPGKAEGLARHRRWEAVARHVDHRQISGGGHYFLATHAAEAAAVVRGAAESPTA; encoded by the coding sequence TTGAACCAGTCACCCGCCGGAGGGCGCGGATTCTGGGCGGAAGTGCTGGAGAGCGCAGCCTTCACGCCGATCCCCCGCTGGTACGAACCCACCGTCGGACCGGAGCCCCGGACCGAGGTGCACGAGCGCCTGCTGCCCGCTGCGACGGTCGAGGCGCTTCGCGCCGCTTCCGACGCGCTCGGCGTGCGTCCCGGCACCGTGCTGCTGGCCGCTCACGTCAAGGTACTCGCCGAGGTCACCGGCGAACGGCACGTGGTGACCGGCTACTGGACCGGCGAGGGCGACCCGATGCCGTGCTCCCTCGCGCTGCCGGACGGTTCGTGGCGCGAGGTCGTCGAGCACGTCGGCCGCGCCGAGACCGCCCTCCGCGAGCACCTGCCCGGCTCGCTTTCCGAGCTGGGCGGCACCGGGCCGCTTTTCGACACCGTCTTCGACCTCGCGGGCTCGGCCGCCGGAACCGACCACGCGGCGCTGCACGTCAGCTGCACCGGCGACGCGCTGCGGTTGAGCTACCGCGTCGAGCTGCTGAGCCCCGAGCAGGTCGGCCGCCTCGGCGGGTACTACCTCGCCGCGCTGCGGCTGATCGGCTCGGACCTCGACGCCGCGCACACCGAAGCGTCGCTGCTGTCGGACGAGGAGGTCGAGTTCCAGCTCACGGGGCTGGCAGGCCCGGAGCGCGCGCTCCCGGACCTGCGCGTGCACGAGCTGTTCGAGCAGCGCGTGGACCGGCACCCGGACGCCGTCGCGGCGGTCCACCAGGGCCAGGAGTGGACGTACCGCCGGCTCGACGAGCGCGCCAACCAGATCGCCAACGCCCTGCTGGACCGCGGACTGCGGCGCGAGGACGTCGTCGCCGTGGTCACCGACCGCAACCTGGACTGGATGGCCTCGGTGCTGGGCGTGTTCAAGGCAGGCGGCTGCTACCTGCCGGTGGAGCCCGACTTCCCGGCCGACCGGATCGCCAGGACGCTGGGGCGCAGCGAGTGCCGGTTCGCGCTGGCCGAGACGGGTCGCACCGCCAACCTCGACCAGGCCGCTGCGGAGGCCGAAGTGCTGCCGCTGCGCGACATCGACGGCGACACCACCAGACCCGGGGTGCGGGTCGAGGCTGACCAGCTCGCCTACGTGTACTTCACCTCCGGCTCCACCGGCGAGCCCAAGGGCGCGATGTGCGAGCACGCCGGGATGATCAACCACCTGTTCGCCAAGATCGACGATCTCGGCATCGGCGAGGGCGCGGTGGTCAGCGAGACCGCTCCGCAGTGCTTCGACATCTCGCTGTGGCAGCTCGTGAGCGCGTTGCTGGTCGGTGGGCGGACGCTGATCGTCGAACAGGACGTGATCCTCGACGTGCAGCGCTTCGTCGACACGATCGCCGAGCACGGCGTGCAGATCGCGCAGCTGGTGCCCTCGTACCTGGAGACCGTGCTGTCCTGTTTGGAGGACGCGCCCCGGGCGCTGCCCTCCCTCCAGTGCGTCTCGGTCACCGGCGAAGCGCTGAAGAAGGAGCTGACCCAGCGCTGGTTCGCGACCTACCCCGAGGTGCGGCTGGCCAACGCCTACGGGCTCACCGAGACCTCCGACGACACCAACCACGAAGTCATGTCCGCGGTTCCGGACCGCGAACGAGTGCCACTGGGGCCCGCGGTGAACAACACCCGCGTCTACATCGTCGACGAGCGGCTGCGGCCGGTGCCGCTGGGCGCGCCCGGCGAGATCGTCTTCTCCGGCGTGTGCGTGGGCCGCGGCTACATCAACGACGAGGAACGCACCAGGGCCGCATTCCTCCCCGATCCGCACCTGCCCGGGCAGCGGCTGTACCGCTCCGGCGACTTCGGCCGGTGGCTGCCGGAGGGCAAGGTCGAGTTCCTCGGCAGGCGCGACGCGCAGGTCAAGATCCGCGGGTTCCGTATCGAGATCGGTGAGATCGAGAACCAGCTGCTGCGCGCTCCCGGCGTGCGCGACGGCGCGGTGGTGGTGACCGAGGACGCCGGCGGCAACAAGCACCTCGTCGCCTTCTACACCGGCCAGGATGACATCGCCGCCGACGAGTTCAAGGGCTTCCTGCGGCGGAGCCTGCCGCACTACATGGTTCCCGAGCACTTCCACCGCTGCCCGGCGCTGCCGCTGACGGGCAACGGCAAGACCGACAAGAAGGCGCTGACCGCGCTCGCCGCCGAGCGCGCGACCGCCGCAGGCAAGCACCAGCCGCCGCGAACGCCCACCGAGCGCATGCTCGCCGGGAAGTGGGCCGAGGTGCTGGGCGTGCCGGTGTCCGAGATCGGTCGCGACGACCACTTCTTCGACCGCGGCGGCACCTCGCTGTCGGCGGTGCGGCTGATCATCAAGCTCGACCGGCAGGTCTCGCTGAAGGACGTCAACGGCCGCCCCGTGCTCGCCGACCTGGCCGCGGTCATCGACGGCAGGACCGGCGCCGGCGGAGGAATCCTGCAACGTCTGTCCACAGGGGATGGCTCGGGTCACGGGCTGGTCGTGTTCCCCTACGCAGGCGGCGGGCCGGTCAACTTCCACGCCTTCGCCCAAGCGTTGCAGTCTCGCGGCATCGCGGTGCACGCGGTGGAACTGCCCGGTCACGACCTCGGCGCCGACGCGGGATCGTTCGCGGAGCTGGAGCAGATCGTCAAGGAGGTCGTCGCCGAGATCGGCGGGCTGGGCCTGCGCACGGTCTCGCTGTGGGGCCACTCCGCGGGTGCCGCCTTCGCCGCGTACACGGCCCGGCTCCTGGAGGAGCAGGGCACCGCGGTGCACCAGGTGATCGTCGCCGCGCGCGCGATGGACACCGTCGAGGAGTTGCAGGCCGACATCGCCGAGGCCGGCTCGCTCCCCCTGGAGCGGATCAAGCAGCGGCTCAGCGCGCAGGAGGCGTTCCGCGAGCTCGCCCAGCTGCGCACCGAGCACGCCGACAACGTCGCGCAGGCGTACCGGCACGACGTGCGCAGCGCGGCGCAGTACCTCGTCGACGTCCAGGTCAACCCGCCGCAGCCGCGGCTTTCGGCACCGCTCACCGTCGTCTTCGCCGAAGGCGACCCCGGCAAGGCCGAGGGTCTGGCACGGCACCGCCGGTGGGAGGCCGTGGCGCGGCACGTCGACCACCGGCAGATCTCCGGTGGCGGCCACTACTTCCTGGCCACCCACGCCGCCGAGGCGGCGGCCGTCGTCCGCGGCGCCGCCGAGTCCCCGACCGCCTGA
- a CDS encoding MIP/aquaporin family protein, which translates to MAESGQGRRGYRAGLGGEMLAEFLGTFVLILLGCASVAVAVAGLPGSGRQTDSFGPANWLIIAFGWGFAVVFGVYTAGGVSGAHINPAVSLALAVRRVFPWRKVVPYWIAQLVGAFVAAALVYAVYSWAIDAFNTKAGTPRSESLDTFAIFATFPAEYFGGSWWGPLLDQIVGTAVLLLLICALTDKRNSAPAANMGPYLIGMVVTVIGLTFGPNAGYAINPARDFGPRLWTFLTGWGDIALPGTYEWFSGYFWIPIIGPLIGGVIGALVYDLLISPVLTARGEEEPEAGRVP; encoded by the coding sequence ATGGCTGAGTCCGGGCAAGGCCGCCGCGGCTACCGAGCGGGCCTCGGTGGTGAGATGCTCGCCGAGTTCCTCGGCACGTTCGTCCTGATCCTGCTGGGCTGCGCCTCGGTCGCCGTCGCGGTGGCCGGGCTGCCCGGGTCGGGGCGCCAGACCGACTCCTTCGGTCCCGCCAACTGGCTGATCATCGCCTTCGGCTGGGGCTTCGCCGTGGTGTTCGGCGTCTACACCGCGGGCGGTGTCAGCGGTGCCCACATCAACCCCGCCGTGAGCCTGGCGTTGGCGGTGCGGCGGGTGTTCCCCTGGCGCAAGGTGGTCCCGTACTGGATCGCGCAGCTGGTCGGGGCGTTCGTCGCGGCGGCGCTGGTGTATGCGGTCTACAGCTGGGCGATCGACGCGTTCAACACCAAGGCCGGGACGCCGCGCAGCGAGTCCCTGGACACCTTCGCGATCTTCGCCACCTTCCCGGCGGAGTACTTCGGGGGATCGTGGTGGGGGCCGCTGCTGGACCAGATCGTCGGCACCGCCGTGCTGCTCCTGCTGATCTGCGCGCTCACCGACAAGCGCAACAGCGCTCCCGCGGCGAACATGGGGCCGTATCTCATCGGGATGGTCGTCACCGTGATCGGGCTGACCTTCGGTCCCAACGCGGGCTACGCGATCAACCCGGCGCGCGACTTCGGTCCCCGGCTGTGGACGTTCCTCACCGGCTGGGGGGACATCGCGCTGCCCGGGACCTACGAGTGGTTCAGCGGCTACTTCTGGATCCCCATCATCGGCCCGCTCATCGGAGGTGTGATCGGCGCATTGGTCTACGACCTTCTCATCAGCCCGGTGCTCACGGCTCGCGGTGAGGAGGAACCCGAGGCCGGGCGTGTTCCGTAG
- a CDS encoding ATP-binding cassette domain-containing protein yields the protein MTAAVQVEGLVKRFGERRVVDGVDLTIPEGTVLGLLGPNGAGKTTTVRMLSTLIRPDGGRARIGRYDLVKQANQVRRLIGLTGQYASVDEGISGRENLYMIARLLDLPRKRAWARVDELLEQFDLVEAASRPAGKYSGGMRRRLDLAASMVGDPAVLYLDEPTTGLDPRSRNNLWDSVRALVGEGTTVLLTTQYMEEAEALADSVVVMDQGRVIASGTSSELRARVGGQVLRVRTAGQEHLDQLACRLTAMRARSFRVDAENSLVSVPIVNESELTEVIHMLAASRLPISGVDTHLPSLDEVFLTLTDKPHRPADPDATVVLRRVF from the coding sequence ATGACGGCTGCCGTCCAGGTCGAGGGACTGGTCAAGCGCTTCGGCGAACGCCGGGTGGTCGACGGGGTCGACCTGACGATCCCGGAAGGCACCGTGCTCGGCCTGCTCGGGCCCAACGGCGCGGGCAAGACCACCACCGTGCGGATGCTGTCGACCCTGATCCGGCCTGACGGCGGGCGGGCCCGCATCGGCCGCTACGACCTGGTCAAGCAGGCCAACCAGGTGCGCAGGCTCATCGGGCTGACCGGCCAGTACGCCTCGGTCGACGAGGGCATCTCGGGCCGGGAGAACCTCTACATGATCGCCCGGCTGCTGGACCTGCCGCGCAAGCGCGCCTGGGCGCGGGTCGACGAGCTGCTGGAGCAGTTCGACCTGGTCGAGGCCGCGTCGCGACCCGCAGGCAAGTACTCCGGGGGCATGCGCCGGCGGCTGGACCTGGCCGCCAGCATGGTCGGCGACCCCGCCGTGCTCTACCTCGACGAACCCACCACCGGCCTGGACCCGCGCAGCCGCAACAACCTCTGGGACTCCGTGCGCGCGCTGGTCGGCGAAGGGACCACGGTGCTGCTGACCACGCAGTACATGGAGGAAGCCGAAGCGCTGGCGGACTCGGTGGTCGTGATGGACCAGGGCCGGGTCATCGCCTCCGGCACCAGCAGCGAGCTGCGGGCCCGGGTCGGCGGGCAGGTCCTGCGCGTGCGCACGGCAGGCCAGGAGCACCTGGACCAGCTCGCGTGCAGGCTCACCGCCATGCGCGCCCGCAGCTTCCGGGTGGACGCCGAGAACTCGCTGGTGTCGGTGCCGATCGTCAACGAGTCCGAGCTCACCGAGGTGATCCACATGCTCGCCGCGTCCCGGCTGCCCATCTCCGGGGTCGACACCCACCTGCCGAGCCTGGACGAGGTCTTCCTGACCCTCACCGACAAGCCGCACCGTCCGGCCGACCCGGACGCGACGGTCGTGCTGCGAAGGGTGTTCTGA
- a CDS encoding clavaminate synthase family protein: protein MSVAVRTELPAQTAVVEPSAAQEIERVALGLLPVARGTIDDPSWVSAAREAWEELPASVRTAIRGFRRDSGTTGALVVSGLPLGPGEVPDTPTADGSVQRTATISAAVLMMFACGLGDPASFRPEKSGALVQDVVPVPGKEEFQGNAGSVLLSFHVENAFHPHRPDFVMLSCLRADHEAVAGLRTACIRQVDHLLSDAAREALFRADYVTEPPPSFGSADGDPTPHAVLSGAEDDPDLKVDFAATRPLTPQAREAMDELQKLFADNAHTHYLNPGSLAIVDNRVTVHGRTAFEPRYDGRDRWLQRSFALADFRASREHRTADGYVLD, encoded by the coding sequence ATGTCGGTGGCAGTCCGCACCGAGTTGCCCGCGCAGACGGCGGTGGTGGAGCCGTCCGCGGCACAGGAGATCGAACGGGTGGCGCTGGGCCTGCTGCCCGTCGCGCGGGGCACGATCGACGACCCGAGCTGGGTGTCGGCGGCGCGTGAGGCGTGGGAGGAGCTGCCCGCATCGGTGCGCACGGCGATCCGGGGGTTCCGCCGGGATTCCGGCACCACGGGTGCGCTCGTGGTCAGCGGCCTCCCGCTGGGGCCCGGCGAGGTGCCCGACACCCCGACGGCCGACGGTTCCGTGCAGCGCACCGCCACCATCTCGGCGGCGGTGCTGATGATGTTCGCCTGCGGGCTCGGCGATCCCGCCTCGTTCCGGCCGGAGAAGTCCGGCGCGCTGGTGCAGGACGTGGTTCCGGTGCCGGGCAAGGAGGAGTTCCAGGGCAACGCGGGCTCGGTGCTGCTGTCGTTCCACGTCGAGAACGCCTTCCACCCGCACCGCCCCGACTTCGTGATGCTCTCGTGCCTTCGGGCCGACCACGAGGCCGTCGCCGGGCTGCGCACCGCGTGCATCCGGCAGGTCGACCACCTGCTCAGCGACGCCGCGCGGGAGGCGCTGTTCCGCGCCGACTACGTCACCGAGCCACCGCCGTCGTTCGGCTCGGCCGACGGTGACCCGACCCCGCACGCCGTGCTCAGCGGCGCGGAGGACGACCCCGACCTGAAGGTGGACTTCGCGGCGACCAGGCCGCTCACCCCGCAGGCGCGCGAGGCGATGGACGAGCTGCAGAAGCTGTTCGCCGACAACGCCCACACCCACTACCTGAACCCGGGATCTCTGGCCATTGTGGACAACAGGGTCACCGTGCACGGGCGGACCGCCTTCGAGCCCCGCTACGACGGCAGGGACCGCTGGTTGCAGCGCAGCTTCGCGCTGGCCGACTTCCGCGCGTCCCGCGAGCACCGCACCGCCGACGGCTACGTGCTCGACTAG